The following are from one region of the Methanospirillum hungatei genome:
- a CDS encoding FKBP-type peptidyl-prolyl cis-trans isomerase: MSIQEGDFIRLNFTGYANGILFDTTDEQKAREAGVFDEQRDYTPKVVCAGKRQIILGIDEAIIGKEPGFEETIEVSPEKGFGEHEQELLRSYEKKSFSKKPERGMRVTIPEAGTGTVVNVIGNRVIVDFNHPLAGQTLTYTYRIEGMVESATEKVSGLIKLFSGYDMEVELEGTTARVKLPPGIYYASRNWLSMKPYITNSIFDDVADIEEIQYIETYKNTKKESEE; encoded by the coding sequence ATGTCAATACAAGAAGGCGACTTTATCCGGCTGAACTTTACCGGATATGCAAATGGAATACTTTTTGATACAACCGACGAACAGAAAGCCCGCGAAGCTGGTGTTTTTGATGAGCAGCGGGACTATACTCCTAAGGTTGTATGTGCCGGAAAGCGACAGATAATACTCGGTATTGATGAAGCTATTATTGGGAAAGAACCCGGTTTTGAAGAGACTATCGAAGTTTCACCAGAAAAAGGATTTGGTGAACATGAACAGGAATTACTTCGTTCCTATGAGAAAAAGTCTTTTTCTAAAAAACCAGAACGGGGAATGCGAGTTACCATACCTGAAGCAGGAACAGGAACTGTTGTAAATGTTATTGGAAACCGGGTTATTGTTGATTTTAATCATCCTCTTGCCGGACAGACACTTACGTATACATACCGAATCGAGGGAATGGTCGAAAGCGCGACTGAGAAGGTTTCAGGTCTTATCAAACTGTTTTCAGGGTATGATATGGAAGTAGAACTGGAAGGTACAACTGCGAGAGTGAAACTGCCGCCAGGTATCTATTATGCAAGCAGAAACTGGTTAAGCATGAAACCGTACATCACCAATTCAATCTTTGATGATGTTGCGGATATTGAAGAAATTCAGTATATCGAGACTTATAAAAATACCAAAAAAGAGTCTGAAGAATAA
- a CDS encoding peptidylprolyl isomerase gives MAEPVRVKMTTSMGDILIELAEDKPITAGNFKKLVEKGFYDGIIFHRVIDGFMVQAGCPEGKGTGGPGYTIKDEFGKNNRNDRGTLSMANCGPNTGGSQFFINVVNNNYLDPKHPVFGKVVEGLDVVDAISKVKRDRFDKPKEDVVILKATIV, from the coding sequence ATGGCAGAGCCAGTACGGGTGAAAATGACCACATCCATGGGGGACATTCTCATCGAGTTAGCAGAAGATAAACCAATTACTGCGGGAAATTTTAAAAAACTCGTTGAAAAAGGATTTTATGATGGGATAATTTTTCACCGGGTGATTGATGGTTTTATGGTTCAGGCCGGTTGTCCTGAAGGGAAAGGAACCGGAGGGCCGGGTTATACTATTAAGGATGAATTTGGCAAGAACAATCGGAATGATCGCGGCACGCTCTCTATGGCTAACTGCGGCCCGAACACAGGTGGCAGTCAGTTCTTCATCAATGTTGTGAACAATAACTACCTGGATCCAAAACATCCGGTCTTTGGGAAAGTGGTGGAAGGCTTGGATGTTGTTGATGCGATATCTAAAGTAAAAAGAGATCGATTTGATAAGCCGAAAGAGGATGTTGTCATCCTTAAGGCTACAATCGTCTGA
- a CDS encoding PKD domain-containing protein, with translation MKKVMPRNLKWVPVILLFLVIVGITVADDIGILAYGDIKIKLVSENFTESPDGSFYRDVSQGAVSDNYTAVDLGGTYTPDRYDWNLSRGTGGIVKKVDSSPDNYFTYTYNTPGWYLLTVTASNSTHTGALQTISKNVYAQNPIKSEWSNFSATNLSQSKFGSPWEYVFNATYDSDGGKPDYVNYNFGDGTILNNQPLQKNHTFPNELSKTYTVTLTAKNLTHDKVFSDNITNIPFKPLPSPLISCNVTNFTSKTSLVEKDGVLYAPAPHKVNFTSSSSWPYASLYPPYNAGDWYYIWKLNGNQINSPYTKNEINYTYTIINPGTYNLEHRVCLNLTPDTIKGQVTNITTKKITVYKPIVANFTSSTVNCPTFPVIYTFKDTSTGSKIDSWYWDFGDQKNLTTTANTVTHEYSTPGSYAVNMTARNSTYGISPYKLNNVEVRGLYANFTSTPVHPIIRVDPVTLKNIPIDVDFTSTSEGAAGVTKTYLWEFETAEKSVINKLGQNAKMTYYEGGLYNVSLTVTYTSGTCKGTSNKITRQLLIDEDLVADFKYNQIMGTYPYEIEFLDNSTDSPSVWLWEFYDKSGKLVPPTVTTQNTKRTYTETGSYKVNLSVERDTGDYSTVSKMIHVSENIQAKFEANKTKGVSPLVVKFTDESIPADSINKWLWNFDDGSTNATQNPEHKFTLPAGIAQKQFNVNLTVTNQSTGASNSVIKKIDVIQPLVADFTPKGKVPTDLAQGVQFYNQSTGNVTGFLWNFDDGNTSTQKNPLNKFPSYGVYNVSLTVSNTYYGTANTTRNIVNITDKSSPKADFTAEPTTVNTQDSVVFTSHVQGPDIQSYYWDFGDGQTSTGTNPSHKYQYPGKYTVTLKVTNPFGDDTAIKTDYISVRGLIPSFMTVPPGWAVVNTPVTFIDTSKGSPVQWNWNFGDGTLDTPPTGITTHTYTNIGTYTVNLTVTNWQPITATTSQQITIVNKTVPQGVDFEVPEQQYSGKAPLEVQFEDTTPPQSNVVEWFWEFGDGTNSFEQAPKHKYEKPGQYSVTLTVRNDAGTNEKRRVAYVVVV, from the coding sequence ATGAAAAAAGTAATGCCAAGAAACCTGAAATGGGTTCCGGTAATTTTATTATTTCTCGTAATTGTGGGAATAACTGTTGCTGATGATATCGGCATATTAGCATATGGCGATATAAAAATAAAATTGGTGTCTGAAAATTTTACCGAAAGCCCTGATGGTTCTTTCTATAGGGATGTATCTCAAGGAGCAGTGTCAGACAATTATACTGCAGTCGATTTAGGGGGCACATATACTCCGGATAGATATGATTGGAACTTGTCTCGAGGGACGGGAGGAATTGTGAAAAAAGTAGATAGCTCACCAGATAATTATTTCACATATACATATAATACTCCTGGTTGGTACCTCTTAACGGTCACTGCAAGCAATTCAACTCATACAGGAGCTCTTCAGACAATTTCTAAAAATGTTTATGCTCAGAATCCAATAAAAAGTGAATGGTCCAATTTTTCTGCAACAAATTTATCTCAATCCAAATTTGGTAGTCCCTGGGAATATGTGTTTAACGCAACATACGATTCTGATGGTGGGAAACCGGATTATGTGAATTATAATTTTGGGGATGGAACAATTTTAAATAACCAGCCTTTACAGAAAAATCATACATTTCCAAATGAATTGTCGAAAACATACACTGTTACTCTAACTGCAAAGAATCTGACTCATGACAAGGTATTTTCAGATAATATTACGAATATTCCCTTTAAACCGTTACCTTCCCCTCTGATTTCCTGTAATGTAACCAATTTTACATCAAAAACAAGTCTTGTTGAAAAAGATGGGGTACTGTATGCCCCTGCTCCTCATAAAGTAAACTTTACATCCAGTTCCAGTTGGCCGTATGCTTCTTTGTATCCTCCATATAATGCAGGTGACTGGTATTATATCTGGAAATTAAATGGCAATCAAATAAATTCACCATATACAAAAAATGAAATAAATTACACCTATACAATAATAAACCCGGGAACATACAATCTGGAACATCGGGTTTGTTTGAACCTAACTCCTGATACCATTAAAGGACAAGTTACCAATATCACAACGAAAAAAATAACTGTGTATAAACCCATTGTAGCCAATTTCACAAGTTCTACAGTAAATTGTCCGACGTTCCCCGTCATATATACATTTAAGGATACTTCAACTGGCAGTAAAATTGATAGTTGGTATTGGGATTTTGGTGACCAGAAGAATCTAACCACTACAGCAAATACGGTAACACATGAATATTCCACTCCTGGATCCTATGCTGTAAATATGACTGCAAGAAATTCCACCTATGGGATTAGTCCATATAAACTAAACAATGTCGAAGTGAGAGGTTTGTATGCAAATTTCACCTCGACGCCGGTTCATCCAATAATTCGGGTAGATCCAGTAACTTTGAAAAATATACCAATTGATGTTGATTTTACTTCTACAAGTGAAGGGGCTGCAGGAGTTACAAAAACCTATTTATGGGAATTTGAAACCGCTGAAAAATCAGTCATAAATAAATTAGGTCAAAATGCAAAGATGACTTATTATGAGGGTGGTCTATACAACGTTTCATTAACGGTAACCTATACTTCGGGAACATGTAAAGGGACATCCAATAAGATTACTCGTCAATTATTAATTGATGAAGATTTAGTTGCAGATTTCAAATATAACCAGATCATGGGTACATATCCATATGAAATTGAATTTTTGGATAATTCAACAGATTCTCCATCAGTATGGTTATGGGAATTCTATGATAAAAGTGGCAAACTGGTCCCACCAACGGTCACAACTCAAAACACAAAGAGAACTTATACAGAGACCGGGTCGTACAAGGTGAATTTGTCTGTTGAAAGAGACACTGGAGACTATAGTACTGTATCAAAAATGATCCATGTTTCGGAGAACATCCAGGCAAAATTCGAAGCAAATAAAACAAAAGGGGTCTCTCCGTTAGTAGTAAAATTCACTGATGAATCCATTCCTGCTGACAGTATTAATAAATGGCTCTGGAATTTTGATGATGGATCAACAAACGCAACACAAAATCCAGAACATAAATTCACCCTTCCTGCTGGTATCGCCCAGAAGCAATTTAATGTGAATTTAACAGTCACAAACCAAAGCACTGGTGCATCAAACAGTGTTATTAAAAAGATAGATGTAATTCAGCCTCTTGTTGCAGATTTCACTCCGAAAGGAAAAGTTCCAACTGATTTGGCTCAAGGGGTACAGTTTTATAATCAGTCTACTGGTAATGTGACTGGATTTTTATGGAATTTTGATGATGGAAATACCTCTACTCAGAAAAATCCGCTAAATAAATTCCCGAGCTATGGTGTTTATAATGTCAGTTTGACAGTCAGTAACACGTATTATGGGACAGCCAACACGACCCGAAACATTGTAAATATTACAGATAAAAGTTCACCAAAAGCAGATTTCACTGCAGAACCAACAACAGTCAACACTCAAGATTCGGTTGTCTTTACATCTCATGTCCAGGGGCCTGATATTCAGTCATATTATTGGGACTTTGGTGATGGTCAGACTTCCACTGGAACGAACCCCTCTCATAAGTATCAGTACCCGGGTAAATACACTGTAACACTTAAAGTCACTAATCCATTTGGAGATGATACTGCAATTAAAACGGATTATATCAGTGTTCGAGGGTTAATCCCCAGTTTCATGACAGTACCTCCTGGTTGGGCTGTTGTTAATACTCCTGTCACATTTATCGACACCTCAAAAGGAAGTCCGGTCCAGTGGAATTGGAACTTTGGAGATGGAACTCTTGATACTCCTCCAACAGGCATCACGACTCATACCTATACAAACATTGGAACATATACCGTGAATCTGACCGTTACAAATTGGCAACCGATCACTGCAACAACATCTCAACAGATAACGATAGTAAATAAAACAGTCCCACAAGGAGTAGATTTTGAAGTTCCAGAACAACAGTATAGCGGAAAAGCACCATTAGAAGTTCAGTTTGAAGATACTACTCCACCACAATCAAATGTTGTCGAATGGTTCTGGGAATTTGGAGATGGAACAAACTCCTTTGAGCAGGCACCGAAACATAAATATGAAAAACCAGGGCAATATTCAGTTACCTTGACTGTGCGCAATGATGCAGGAACTAACGAAAAGAGACGTGTTGCATACGTAGTTGTCGTATAA
- a CDS encoding TIGR04013 family B12-binding domain/radical SAM domain-containing protein — MACLHVACERAGYHLNFVTRPEEDVTLYSLNSITGHLYIEEIQNADAITIIGGPHASARWKDLVSVADYVVVGEGEYTVPRLLESIEKNMPLPPGVATSSFYKPVDHTVYLDGNPSFGEYKGYIEISRGCPYGCTYCQTPRIFGRCMRHRSISSIVNLAKSFRDIRFLSPNALAYGTDGIHPDIRHISSLLKELAKLPEKKVFLGTFPGEIRPEFVTEDAIALISRYCSNTKVHIGAQSGADSTLKKIHRGHSLTKVWDAIYACTDAGLTPIVDIIVGFPDETDEELLETVSLCHEVSKIGYVHAHRFFPLPGTPLERGTSRDLIPEVVSTLGSLALSGRLTGSWNNPEIRFFSKIPK, encoded by the coding sequence ATGGCTTGTTTGCATGTTGCTTGTGAGAGGGCAGGTTATCATCTGAATTTCGTAACAAGGCCTGAAGAGGATGTTACTCTGTATAGTCTCAACTCCATTACCGGTCATTTATATATTGAAGAAATTCAGAATGCAGATGCAATTACCATAATTGGTGGCCCTCATGCGTCTGCACGATGGAAAGACCTGGTTTCTGTTGCAGACTATGTAGTGGTGGGTGAGGGAGAATATACTGTCCCGCGTTTGTTAGAGAGTATAGAAAAAAACATGCCTCTACCTCCCGGAGTTGCCACATCCTCTTTCTATAAACCGGTAGATCATACTGTATACCTTGATGGAAATCCAAGTTTTGGAGAGTATAAAGGGTATATAGAAATTTCTCGTGGGTGTCCATATGGCTGTACTTATTGTCAGACACCTAGGATTTTCGGTAGATGTATGCGTCATAGAAGTATCTCTTCGATTGTTAATCTCGCGAAATCTTTCCGGGATATCAGGTTTTTAAGTCCGAATGCATTAGCTTATGGTACTGATGGCATTCATCCCGACATCCGCCATATCAGTTCTCTATTAAAAGAATTGGCGAAATTGCCAGAAAAGAAGGTATTTCTAGGAACTTTCCCTGGAGAGATCAGACCCGAGTTTGTCACAGAAGATGCCATTGCACTAATTTCCCGGTATTGTTCAAATACAAAAGTGCATATTGGGGCTCAATCCGGTGCAGATAGTACATTAAAAAAGATCCATAGAGGTCATTCACTTACAAAAGTTTGGGATGCTATTTATGCATGCACAGATGCCGGGCTTACCCCGATTGTAGATATTATTGTTGGATTTCCTGATGAAACAGACGAGGAGCTGCTTGAGACTGTTTCATTGTGCCATGAGGTTTCCAAGATCGGGTATGTACATGCTCACAGGTTTTTTCCACTTCCTGGAACCCCTCTGGAGAGAGGTACATCCCGTGATCTGATCCCGGAGGTGGTGTCAACCCTGGGATCTCTTGCATTATCAGGCAGATTGACAGGATCATGGAACAATCCTGAGATAAGATTTTTTAGCAAAATTCCCAAGTAA
- the cyaB gene encoding class IV adenylate cyclase, with translation MLEIEIKVKVINIDEIKNRILSIGGKHSETVVEEDLYYNAPHRDFGVTDEALRVRSAGGKTILTYKGPKNTLMGSKIREEHNVHLDKSETFDTILRNLGFKPVARVRKLREYYTYQDFSIALDKVDDLGEFIEIELITENDAKNAAIRVDNLAEKLGVVGDRISISYLELLLSKH, from the coding sequence ATGCTTGAGATTGAAATAAAAGTCAAAGTTATCAATATTGACGAAATAAAAAACCGTATTCTTTCTATTGGAGGAAAACATTCGGAAACAGTAGTTGAAGAAGACCTCTATTATAATGCCCCTCATCGTGATTTTGGAGTAACAGATGAAGCGCTTCGTGTACGGAGTGCAGGTGGAAAAACCATACTTACATATAAAGGGCCTAAAAATACCCTGATGGGCTCAAAAATCCGGGAAGAACATAACGTCCACCTGGATAAATCAGAAACATTTGATACTATTTTACGCAATCTTGGATTTAAACCGGTTGCACGAGTAAGAAAACTTCGGGAATACTATACATATCAGGATTTTTCAATTGCTCTCGATAAGGTGGATGACTTAGGAGAGTTTATTGAAATCGAGTTAATTACTGAAAATGATGCAAAAAATGCGGCAATACGAGTAGACAATTTAGCTGAAAAATTAGGAGTTGTCGGAGATAGAATAAGCATCTCCTATCTAGAACTCCTCTTATCTAAACATTAA
- a CDS encoding RAD55 family ATPase, translated as MTGGKFEYYMPTGLSTLDPVFGGGIPPGSVILLKGDIGSGKNEFAYSSMINLSHLLNQGNPGEKVLVPKEIRYITVTKRKESILREISQSFHEDLLSNIDKIRFDDLSDIYFDTSLVPISWYSEYDDIIERMTMRRKIHDNLLTTLSFTLDEMPEQSMVILDSLTEIATQYIAAGKWPDLSAYLRGMQRVSKKWNTTFYLILTKGILSPYQEIEVADAMDAVIHFRWEESSSAKRQRVLYIEKFRGVMIHLEDRDLVKFAVKITSERGFEVINIRVVI; from the coding sequence ATGACCGGCGGAAAATTCGAATATTATATGCCAACCGGATTGTCAACCCTTGATCCGGTTTTTGGTGGAGGAATCCCTCCAGGTTCTGTAATTTTACTGAAAGGTGATATTGGTTCTGGTAAAAATGAATTTGCTTACAGTTCAATGATAAATTTGTCTCATCTTCTCAATCAGGGAAACCCGGGTGAAAAGGTTCTGGTGCCAAAAGAGATCAGGTATATCACGGTAACAAAACGAAAAGAATCCATTCTTCGTGAAATTTCTCAGTCTTTTCATGAAGATCTGCTTTCCAATATTGATAAAATAAGATTTGATGATTTATCGGATATTTATTTTGACACAAGTCTGGTGCCAATCAGTTGGTATTCGGAATATGATGACATCATTGAACGAATGACAATGCGTCGGAAAATTCACGACAATTTGTTGACAACTCTCTCCTTCACTCTAGATGAAATGCCTGAACAAAGCATGGTTATTCTGGATTCTTTGACAGAGATAGCAACGCAATACATTGCTGCTGGAAAGTGGCCTGATCTTTCAGCATACTTAAGAGGGATGCAGCGTGTATCGAAAAAATGGAATACCACTTTTTATTTAATTCTGACCAAGGGTATCCTAAGCCCATATCAGGAGATTGAAGTAGCAGATGCGATGGATGCTGTGATTCATTTCAGGTGGGAAGAATCATCAAGTGCAAAAAGACAAAGGGTCCTTTATATTGAAAAATTCCGTGGGGTCATGATTCATCTTGAAGATCGTGATCTTGTGAAATTCGCTGTTAAGATTACTTCAGAACGTGGTTTTGAAGTCATTAACATCAGGGTAGTGATATGA
- a CDS encoding metallophosphoesterase family protein: MLKALLLADLHGEYGMLESFMELAPDVVFIAGDITNMGTAKDVETCFSRIDVPSFSVPGNCDPKEVVDALEQSNSVNLHGSYMNLGRISLVGIGGSNPTPFGTPFEMTDKQIDDLMKISMERMQKSIHNVLISHAPPQGYLDEIGGNHVGSASVQKYMDKFDLICCAHVHEQRGIVEEGGIKVVNPGPAAMGNCAMIHFGDEAKDIEVKLLNV; the protein is encoded by the coding sequence ATGTTGAAAGCGCTCCTGCTTGCAGATCTGCACGGAGAATACGGGATGCTTGAATCCTTCATGGAATTAGCGCCCGATGTCGTCTTCATCGCAGGGGATATCACCAATATGGGAACTGCAAAGGATGTTGAGACCTGTTTTTCCCGGATCGATGTCCCGAGTTTTTCGGTTCCCGGAAATTGTGATCCTAAGGAGGTTGTTGATGCACTTGAACAGAGTAACAGTGTCAACCTCCATGGTTCGTACATGAACCTGGGCCGGATATCTCTGGTTGGTATTGGAGGATCCAATCCTACACCATTTGGTACTCCGTTTGAAATGACAGATAAACAGATCGACGATCTGATGAAGATTTCAATGGAGAGGATGCAGAAGAGTATACATAATGTCCTGATCAGCCATGCTCCCCCACAGGGATACCTGGATGAGATCGGTGGCAACCATGTTGGAAGTGCCAGCGTTCAGAAGTATATGGATAAGTTTGACCTTATCTGTTGTGCTCACGTTCATGAACAACGTGGTATTGTAGAAGAAGGTGGCATTAAGGTGGTTAATCCTGGTCCGGCTGCCATGGGCAACTGTGCCATGATCCACTTTGGTGATGAGGCAAAAGACATTGAAGTAAAATTACTTAATGTTTAG
- a CDS encoding KaiC domain-containing protein has product MKAPLAKIHRLGFGIKGLDEMLSGGLIEGTVSAIIGAYGTGKTNFAQYFIWEGLKQGQNALYITLEERTSRILNYMENKGWDVSAFLDTSFTIVNLDPSDFNLAINSVKNELPTLIKKTGAHRVVIDPISLFEDLFHDDATRRREMMRFLESIRDLNCTSLLISEADKTNSFISKYNLIEYLSDTVILLKYARGSDSTDVHLAIEVVKMRMSQHSREVKPFEIHQDSVIVYTEATVF; this is encoded by the coding sequence ATGAAAGCACCTTTGGCAAAGATTCACCGGTTGGGATTTGGAATCAAAGGCCTGGATGAGATGCTATCCGGAGGATTGATTGAAGGAACTGTTTCTGCTATTATTGGTGCATATGGTACCGGAAAGACTAATTTCGCCCAGTACTTTATTTGGGAGGGTTTGAAACAGGGACAAAATGCATTGTATATTACACTTGAAGAAAGGACTTCACGTATCCTGAATTATATGGAGAATAAAGGTTGGGATGTGTCTGCATTTTTAGACACAAGTTTTACTATTGTAAATCTGGATCCTTCTGATTTTAATCTGGCAATAAATAGTGTAAAAAATGAACTCCCCACTCTTATTAAAAAAACCGGAGCTCACCGGGTTGTCATTGATCCAATCTCTCTTTTTGAAGACCTATTTCATGATGATGCAACTCGCCGAAGGGAAATGATGCGGTTCTTAGAGAGTATTCGTGATCTTAATTGCACATCTCTTTTAATTAGCGAAGCAGATAAAACGAATTCATTTATTAGTAAATACAATCTGATAGAATACCTGAGTGACACGGTGATTTTGCTAAAATATGCACGTGGTAGTGATTCAACTGATGTCCATCTAGCAATTGAGGTTGTGAAAATGCGTATGTCACAACATTCCAGGGAAGTAAAACCATTTGAAATCCATCAGGATTCAGTAATTGTATATACAGAAGCAACAGTTTTTTAG
- a CDS encoding type II/IV secretion system ATPase subunit: MEKSDQYNKSEEKKKKRHSIRIKVPNIKIGKIGRRSRDFSDEQNPLQKKSAKTPDITKISQITIKPEKKELSDKNESGITRIKYDSGKKKEEITVFDEDLKGTFKTEKESTDPGYERKLLKKLSLTRKKKFEEYNFEKHGNLLDIQLPLHYESKQEYWVEPGLARVVIAHNGKTKLHEYLLYEPELTPFEYELLERIHEDLRDVLILTDEELGIERKTLLISKAIELIEYYGIDLNTRSLFKIEYYLLRNYLGWGRINALMIDPLIEDISCDGDDVPIFLFHRKEQNIKTNISFDKNSLISLAITLAQRSGKHISSANPIIDATMPDGSRLQLTFGSEVTSRGTSFTIRKFRETPFTPVDLMDLHTFNEEMLVYFWLSIENNMSLVFIGGTASGKTTSLNAVSLFIPPLAKVISIEDTRELTLFHDNWIASVTREIISEGGGAHVDMFMLLKAAMRQRPEYILVGEVRGHEAQTLFQAMNTGHTTFSTMHAGSVDAAIHRLENEPLNVPRNMLQALNILSIQKQIQMGPDRVRRCDEIVEIAGIDPATGNIMVNTVFEYDPIADDFNYTGRSQVLGEIAAFHGWGPDKLVDEMDRRKMVLESIKNQNIRDYVTFTKIIQAYYIDKKNVMDNLSDLKALVS, from the coding sequence ATGGAAAAATCTGATCAATATAATAAATCAGAAGAAAAGAAAAAAAAGCGCCATAGTATCCGAATAAAAGTTCCAAATATTAAAATTGGTAAAATCGGAAGACGTAGTAGAGATTTTAGCGATGAGCAAAACCCGCTCCAAAAAAAGTCTGCAAAAACTCCAGATATTACAAAAATTTCTCAAATAACAATTAAACCTGAAAAGAAAGAATTATCTGATAAAAATGAGTCTGGCATTACCCGAATAAAATATGACTCTGGAAAAAAGAAAGAAGAAATAACGGTTTTTGATGAAGATTTAAAAGGAACATTTAAAACTGAAAAAGAGAGCACTGATCCAGGTTATGAAAGAAAACTCTTAAAAAAACTTAGTCTGACTAGAAAAAAGAAATTTGAAGAATATAATTTTGAAAAACATGGTAACCTTCTTGATATCCAACTTCCTCTCCATTACGAATCAAAACAGGAATACTGGGTAGAGCCCGGATTAGCACGAGTTGTTATTGCTCACAATGGCAAAACAAAACTTCATGAATATCTTCTTTATGAACCAGAATTAACCCCATTTGAATATGAATTACTTGAAAGGATTCATGAAGATCTCAGAGATGTTTTGATACTAACCGATGAAGAATTAGGGATTGAAAGAAAAACGCTCCTCATATCGAAGGCCATAGAGCTCATTGAGTATTATGGTATAGACCTGAATACAAGATCTCTATTTAAGATCGAATATTACCTTCTTAGAAATTATCTTGGTTGGGGACGAATCAATGCACTCATGATTGATCCCCTCATTGAAGACATTTCATGTGATGGGGACGATGTTCCAATCTTTCTGTTTCACCGAAAGGAACAAAACATTAAAACAAATATTTCATTTGATAAAAATTCCCTGATATCTCTGGCAATTACCCTTGCTCAGCGATCAGGAAAACATATCTCTTCAGCTAATCCGATCATCGATGCCACGATGCCAGATGGATCTCGACTTCAACTGACGTTTGGATCAGAAGTGACATCCAGGGGAACATCTTTTACCATTAGAAAATTTAGGGAAACTCCGTTTACCCCAGTTGATCTGATGGACCTGCACACATTTAATGAAGAGATGCTTGTCTATTTCTGGCTTTCAATTGAGAATAACATGAGCCTAGTATTTATTGGCGGGACAGCATCTGGAAAGACGACCTCTTTAAATGCTGTCTCTTTATTTATTCCCCCCCTCGCTAAAGTTATTTCTATTGAAGATACTCGAGAGCTCACTCTTTTTCATGATAACTGGATTGCAAGTGTCACAAGAGAAATAATTTCCGAAGGAGGAGGTGCTCATGTGGATATGTTTATGCTCCTCAAAGCAGCGATGAGACAGCGTCCTGAATATATTCTTGTAGGAGAGGTTCGTGGTCATGAAGCACAGACATTGTTCCAGGCAATGAACACCGGACATACAACATTTTCAACGATGCATGCCGGAAGTGTAGATGCTGCTATTCATCGTCTTGAAAACGAACCATTAAATGTTCCACGAAACATGCTCCAGGCATTAAACATTTTAAGTATTCAAAAACAAATACAGATGGGTCCTGATCGTGTTCGCCGGTGTGATGAAATTGTTGAAATTGCGGGAATAGATCCTGCCACCGGTAACATTATGGTGAATACTGTTTTTGAATATGATCCTATCGCAGATGACTTCAATTATACAGGTCGTTCCCAGGTTTTAGGAGAAATTGCAGCT